GGCTTCTCAAAAGGCAGTAGCAGGTACTTCGTTATGGGGGCAATCATAGCCAGAGCAGAGCACGCAAAGAAAATCCGCAGGATTCCCAAAAAGGCCAGAGAAAAGCTTGGTAAGAAGAAAAGGGACGTACCGGAACTCAAGGCCTCAAAGAGCAACGATAAAATAAGGAAATTTGTTCTCGATAGGCTTTACAAGTGCGCAAGTGCTCACGTCTCGGCAGTTTACGTAAACAAGGCGAACACTTACGATTACATTCGGGAGAGAGGTTCCCAAAAGGCAGTTCACTACAACTACCTCTCGAGGGTTCTGATAGTCGACTCACTAAAGCCCTACCGCAGGAGCATCGGTTACACCCCTGACAAAGCACTGACCATTGAGATATTCCTCGACAGGTATCACACAACAAAGTTCAGGAAAAGGAACTTGGAGGAGTACATCAGGAAAATGATAATGGAGGCGTTTCCCCACGAAGTTAAAGTGTTCGTGCATCAGAAAGACTCCCAGGGGGAACCGCTGATTCAGGTTGCCGACTTCGTCGCCAACGCTTTTTACAGGAAGCTCAACGAAAATGAAGATTTGCTCCAGAGGTTTGAGAGGTCGGGGAGAATTCTCAAATTCAAGCAACTCTACTGAAACCAAATGAGAAGTATGAATCGGCCCCCGGGCCGCCATTTGCGCGTACCTCAGGGTACGCGGCGGACACCGGGACTTACCCTCATCCCCACATATACATCCGTATACGCTCTTTTAAATGTTTTCGGTTCAAGTTTGTGTAGCTAAGCTCCTCGCGGAACGCCTAAGGTAGAGAGAACCCCCGCCACCTCCTCGGGATTGTTGGTCGTGAACGACACGCTCCAGCCCCTCCTCTGCCGTATCACCACGCATGCTTTTCCGGGCAGGGTGAAGTGGATCGCCCCATAACAGCTCATCCAGCCCTCCCGAACCTCGAAGGCCTCTATGTTCTCTATCTTCACGGTCTTCCTGACCACGAGACCGAGGAGCCCCCGTATCCTGAGCTCGCGGTCGTCTATCTCAATCCTGATGACCATGACGTCCAGAAGGAGAACCGAGACGGCCAAAGTCGTTGCAAGCATTATCCAGAAGCCCTCTCCCGCGCGATAAGTGGCGTAGAGTCCCGAGAACATCGCCACAATCGGAAGGAGCATGATGAGCTGAAAGGCCCCCTTCGTCAGCGTTTCCTCGTAGAGAGCCATCCCACCACCGATGGGACTTCTCGGTTAGAGCTTTAAAGGTTGGCCTCCAAAAACCTAAGGTGGTAACATGGTGAGAACGATGCCAGTTGACAGGCTGAGCGATGAGGACCTCAAGGAGATTTTAACGAAGTACAGGAAAGTAGCCCTCGTTGGAGCCTCACCGAAGCCTGAAAGGGATTCCAATGAGGTCATGCGCTATCTTATTGAGCACGGCTACGAGGTCTACCCTGTGAATCCCCGCTATGAGGAAGTCCTCGGAAGGAAGTGCTACCTGAGCGTTCTGGACATACCAGACGAGGTCGATATAGTCGACCTCTTCGTTCGCCCGGAGTTCACGATGGATTACGTCGAGCAGGCGATAGAGAAGGGCGCCAAAGTTGTGTGGTTCCAGTTCAACACTTACAACAGGGAGGCCTTCAAGAAAGCCAGGGAGGCCGGCCTAATAGCGGTCGCCCACAGGTGCATAAAGCAGGAGCACGAGAGACTCATCGGCTAACTTCAAACGTTTAAAAGCGGATTTTCCAATTTTTAACCATGCCCGAGGAGATAGTTGCCATATACAGGGGTGATGTGATAATCCCCCTCAAAAAACTGGACACACCTCCCGGTTCGCGGATCAGAATACTGATTGAGGGAGTAGAAACGAGGGATCCAAT
This genomic stretch from Thermococcus sp. harbors:
- a CDS encoding DUF3800 domain-containing protein, producing the protein MVHIYIVLDEAGDMGFSKGSSRYFVMGAIIARAEHAKKIRRIPKKAREKLGKKKRDVPELKASKSNDKIRKFVLDRLYKCASAHVSAVYVNKANTYDYIRERGSQKAVHYNYLSRVLIVDSLKPYRRSIGYTPDKALTIEIFLDRYHTTKFRKRNLEEYIRKMIMEAFPHEVKVFVHQKDSQGEPLIQVADFVANAFYRKLNENEDLLQRFERSGRILKFKQLY
- a CDS encoding CoA-binding protein, which gives rise to MVRTMPVDRLSDEDLKEILTKYRKVALVGASPKPERDSNEVMRYLIEHGYEVYPVNPRYEEVLGRKCYLSVLDIPDEVDIVDLFVRPEFTMDYVEQAIEKGAKVVWFQFNTYNREAFKKAREAGLIAVAHRCIKQEHERLIG
- a CDS encoding antitoxin family protein; protein product: MPEEIVAIYRGDVIIPLKKLDTPPGSRIRILIEGVETRDPMKELSYLKLLQDGEAAEELFEF